The genomic window CCAGAAAGGGAGACCAGTGACATGGTGTTACAATTGACAATTAATGGACCTCTatagtagttttttttttattttgtaaggtttcttattttaatttttttatcataacATAACTCTACACATAACAAACGACAGCATAACGAACATCCAAAACCATCTCCCCTCCCAGACCCCCACCTGctccacacccccatctccagcgcccgAATCACTGCACcatttttgttttctctctgtcgCCCACGCAACTTTACAACATTCTCAGATAGTAGAGCATGTTATTTTTCTTTCCCATTGTGTCAACAATGGAGGTATTCGGTTGATTTTCCAGCATTTTTTATAAGTTATATACTTCAGAAGTATCTAGAGGGGATATGCACCCACCTGATTTCTGTTCCGTCATTTTTTCTTGGATGTGTTACAAAGCTCTGTATTTAAATGGCCTACACACATACCTCATaattgtcaaagtggaatgatgtttttttttatcttattttTTAAAAAAATTCATTCAAAAATTCAAAgctgaatgtcttgagtcataAGTATCAcacctttcttatggcaagctaCTGTAaataaagttcaggagtaaaatatttgcttaacaagtcagctGGGAGCATGGACAAGTAAGCATGGACTCTCTCTAATGCGCAATAATTAGTTTTTACATGAATTTAATGACTACCCTCATctcgtaccccacacatacaattatctgtaaggtcccccagccaaggcagtgaatttcaaacacagattcaacgaccaaagaccagggaggttttcaatgcCCTCTCAACAAGGGCGACCCTAATTtggtttaatgtttttttttcaacagacCAATGAAATATCGGTTTGACCATGGTGAagtattattaattacactttggaatgGTGCAATCAATACACCCCACCCACGACAAAGATAACAGGCGTAATTCCTACTCAGTTGCTGAGAGGAAGGAAATTGCTCAGGGATTTTCACCATGAGCCAATGGCTGTGATAGAGGAAACTGAAGGATGGATCAAACAACATTTGTAGTTACTTGCAACAATACTTACTAAAGAGAATGATTGAAGGAAGCCCTGTACGAATACAAATAATTCCAGAAACATTAAGTATACTGCATGAAAGCTATTTTCGACTTTTTGTCTAAATACAAAGTGTTTAtgttttggggcaaatccaaacaCCTTACAGAGTGCCACtctcaatattttcaagcataatggtggctgccATCATGTATGGGGTAATACTATGTAACGTTAATGGACTGGGGAGTTTATGTGGATACAAATAGAGCTAAAGCAGCAGGCACAatccctagaggaaaacctggtttcgTCTGCCTTTCCACCAGACAACGGGAGATGACAATTATAGTAAGgtccaacacctactttggcgcctttccttccaattctctgctgccaatgactggaacgaaattgCCAAacatcgctgaagctggagactttatTTCCTCACTAACTTCCAACATCAGCTCTATCTGAGctgctaaccgatcgctgcagctgtaccatagtccatctgtaaatccaATCtttctacctcatccccattgaattgttttttatttacctttctgCCCTTTTGGCACACCATATTCACTGCTCATCATCAATCTGCTCATCTATGCActttccagtgttaatttgctaaattgtattaCTATCGCTGCTATGGCctaatttattgccttacctccaccGTGGATGTTTCCCGTCAACTGCGCAACTACATGCAAATCGCTCGGTCATCCTCATGGTGGGCACAGGGCGTTCTGGGTAAATGCCTCTGGTCATCTATGTCTTCTGTCGCATCCGCACCCTCAAACACTGGGACAACCTGTTTGTGGTCAACCGGGCCGTGGCTGACTCCTCATGTCGCTAACCAGTCCCGTCTTCTTTGTGTGCCTACACCATCCTCCTCATCACCTTCGTCTTCTTCATCCCACTGGGAGTGATCGGCGGCTGCTACATATCCATCTTCCGCACCATCTGCCGGGCAGGCCGAGATGGGGCAGGCCGAGATCCGGTGGCTGGACTGGGGCAATTAGTACAAGGCGTACGAGCGGCTTCGCGCATGTCCAAAGTGGCACTGGTGGTCATCCTACTCTTCGTCGTGTCTTGGTCACCCTACTCGCTGGTGGCGCTGGTCGCCATGGCAGACTATGCCCACCTGCTGACGCCCTACATGAACTCAGTGCCCGCCGTCATCACCAAGGCCTCGGCCATCCACAACCCCATCATCTACGCCATCACGCACCCCAAGTACTGCATCGCAATCYCCAGTTACATGCCCATGCTACGCTCGCTGCTGCGTGTGGGTGACAAGGACCTGCTTTCATCCTTCAGCTCCAACAGTGGTGCCTCCCTTGGCTCTCGATGGCCCACCTTCACCAGACAGTGCTCCCTGGCCATGATTGTGGGTGCGGGAACGGGCATGGTTGTTGGGGCATGTGCCAACGAACACTGGGGCAAGAGCKGCCTCTCGTCGGCCTCCGACACTGACTCGTGCTGGATGGAGAGCGAGGCCGACAGCTCCAGCGTTAACTCACTGCCCTTCGACCGACGTGTCTCCACGGAGATCTCCACAGATACGGCCATCGCCAATCAGCAGTCAGCAGGCGTGGTCGCCGGGCAGAAAGTGGGAGTGTTGTCTGGCAGCCTCAGGGTTAGCAGCATTTCAAGCACCTTAATGGTGTTTGAAGGAGATGTGCCCGATGCAGGCCCAGCACCTCTTTTGACTCATTGACATGAGAAATATCTGTCCCGACGCccgaaaatgtgtttttttccc from Salvelinus sp. IW2-2015 unplaced genomic scaffold, ASM291031v2 Un_scaffold1681, whole genome shotgun sequence includes these protein-coding regions:
- the LOC112071673 gene encoding melanopsin-like, producing MQIARSSSWWAQGVLVPSSLCAYTILLITFVFFIPLGVIGGCYISIFRTICRAGRDGAGRDPVAGLGQLVQGVRAASRMSKVALVVILLFVVSWSPYSLVALVAMADYAHLLTPYMNSVPAVITKASAIHNPIIYAITHPKYCIAIXSYMPMLRSLLRVGDKDLLSSFSSNSGASLGSRWPTFTRQCSLAMIVGAGTGMVVGACANEHWGKSXLSSASDTDSCWMESEADSSSVNSLPFDRRVSTEISTDTAIANQQSAGVVAGQKVGVLSGSLRVSSISSTLMVFEGDVPDAGLQSDGKDVLLPGN